One region of Catenuloplanes indicus genomic DNA includes:
- a CDS encoding peptidoglycan-binding domain-containing protein encodes MSDEPTPIVRRRRITLVLAAACAVLSTTGLLASTLVKSPQQLLADSSPPPGTQLTAVVEKRVLTSTVVARGTVEASARLEITPTAAEGAGTLVLTAARVKAGAEVTAGQVLLAVSGRPLIVLKGAVPAYRDLKPGDTGADVTQLQRALRDLRHYRGGDAEGTFGDATEDAVRRLYQQAGYDVPDTGGPGGRTDRPALAEAAAAVDAARAEVAAMRRRIKDGPPAATGEAPLSEQLARLEGRLADAEAAEADLIATTGPMVPLDEVAFVPELPARVATFTARVGDPVEAPLLVLSSGALRVGVRLRPEQAGLIRADQAAALRADSLGQNADATVTSVGELTTDPPPAGGEAGGAGDQGGGPYHPVLITPRKPLPAQWAGQDVRVTITAAQTDGEVLVVPLSAVSAGADGRTTVSTVDAAGTVTRVEVRAGASGDGFVAVSPAGGELAAGDRVVVSAP; translated from the coding sequence ATGAGCGACGAGCCGACGCCGATCGTCCGGCGGCGGCGGATCACGCTGGTGCTCGCCGCCGCCTGCGCGGTGCTGTCCACCACCGGGCTGCTCGCGTCGACGCTGGTCAAGTCGCCGCAGCAGCTGCTGGCGGACAGTTCACCGCCGCCGGGGACGCAGCTCACCGCGGTGGTCGAGAAACGCGTGCTGACCAGCACCGTGGTGGCGCGCGGCACGGTCGAGGCGAGCGCCCGGCTGGAGATCACGCCGACCGCGGCCGAGGGTGCGGGCACGCTCGTGCTCACCGCCGCGCGGGTCAAGGCCGGTGCCGAGGTCACCGCCGGGCAGGTGCTGCTGGCCGTCTCCGGCCGGCCGCTGATCGTGCTGAAGGGCGCGGTCCCGGCGTACCGTGACCTCAAGCCCGGCGACACCGGGGCGGACGTCACGCAGCTACAGAGGGCGCTCCGCGACCTGCGGCACTACCGGGGCGGTGACGCGGAGGGCACGTTCGGCGACGCCACCGAGGACGCGGTCCGCCGGCTCTACCAGCAGGCCGGGTACGACGTGCCGGACACCGGGGGGCCGGGCGGGCGCACCGACCGGCCCGCGCTCGCCGAGGCCGCCGCCGCGGTCGACGCCGCGCGCGCCGAGGTGGCCGCGATGCGCCGCCGGATCAAGGACGGCCCGCCGGCCGCGACCGGCGAGGCACCGCTGAGCGAGCAACTCGCCCGGCTGGAGGGCCGGCTCGCGGACGCCGAGGCCGCCGAGGCCGACCTGATCGCCACCACCGGCCCGATGGTGCCGCTGGACGAGGTCGCGTTCGTGCCCGAGCTGCCCGCCCGCGTCGCCACGTTCACCGCGCGCGTCGGCGACCCGGTCGAGGCGCCGCTGCTCGTGCTGTCGTCCGGCGCGCTGCGCGTCGGCGTGCGCCTGCGGCCCGAGCAGGCCGGCCTGATCCGCGCCGACCAGGCCGCGGCGCTGCGCGCGGACTCGCTCGGCCAAAACGCGGACGCGACCGTGACCAGCGTCGGCGAGCTCACCACCGATCCGCCGCCGGCCGGTGGCGAGGCGGGCGGCGCGGGCGACCAGGGCGGCGGGCCGTACCACCCGGTGCTGATCACGCCGCGCAAGCCGCTGCCCGCGCAGTGGGCCGGGCAGGACGTGCGGGTGACGATCACGGCTGCGCAGACCGACGGGGAGGTGCTGGTCGTGCCGTTGTCCGCGGTGTCCGCCGGTGCGGACGGGCGCACCACGGTCTCCACGGTGGACGCGGCCGGCACGGTCACCCGGGTCGAGGTGCGGGCCGGCGCGTCCGGCGACGGGTTCGTAGCCGTGTCCCCGGCCGGCGGCGAGCTGGCCGCGGGCGACCGGGTCGTGGTGTCCGCGCCGTGA